One genomic region from Leptolyngbyaceae cyanobacterium JSC-12 encodes:
- a CDS encoding PAS domain S-box (IMG reference gene:2510093737~PFAM: Response regulator receiver domain; Histidine kinase-, DNA gyrase B-, and HSP90-like ATPase; His Kinase A (phosphoacceptor) domain; PAS fold~TIGRFAM: PAS domain S-box) — MTSQINPQSNLNYLPRRLPIAAIALTCASGVLFIGFWWLQSQAINLLRQHIRYVEHLRQAQVVDAQINQHVSLAKSGLLSRPNIISTELRELSKLQNELKQLPDFLNRTSRIELEPLLQSYLQTLQAKEQLIQQFIEASPPTSNLSQAIIALPTTDQSEALMQAYNRRYEQAAKTVDTYYFSFYIFSALFLAGFTAFFIRKLHTATNALRRSEAKFRNIFDNSQVGIFRVSLEDGLILDVNERMVTTLGYDSADEIIGIKRTTDLYLDPQDRPRALNLLKVQGAIYNFETQFRKKDGSVFWGLFSARFNLEDDCIDGVMTDISDRKQAEEALKSSEAELRTLFSVMTDIVLVKDAQGRYLKAATNPAQLFGASSAEELLGKTEYDVLPQEQAEQFVQYIRQALTTQTTIRIEYDFKIAGRVAWYAADISPLSADTVLWVARDITDRKQAEEALRQSEATNRALINAIPDLLLRLRDDGTYLDVMNGGKFSLLNSSWLNPGKSVYDSLPGDRAQERMEYTHRALVTGDLQVYEQRLEIDGQTHDEEVRIAVCGSNEVLVMVRDITDRKQAEAALQKAVESAENANRAKSVFLANMSHELRTPLNIILGFTQLLIRGGSLTPQQQEQLNTINRSGEHLLTLINDVLEMSKIEAGRVTLNETNFDFHDLLDWLYQMFQFKAQSKGLQFTITHVNTLPEYIRTDESKLRQVLVNLIGNAIKFTSEGTVILRVRSQASEPSPSSPSSSPSPIPHSPSPLTLTFEVEDTGPGISPTDLKRLFQPFVQTETGQKSQEGTGLGLAISQKFVQLMGGEITASSVYGEGARFQFHIQTQAVATGTRKDLTPTRQIVGLEANQRTYRILIVEDKPDNRHILLELLRPVGFEVYEATNGQEAIEQWETWSPDLIWMDIRMPVMDGYEATKRIKSASLANNRKPPIIIALTGSVFEEDRKVALEMGCSDFVRKPFRTEEIFEKMAEYLGVRYIDANSQALADASLLNSFETDSFSLTADSLSIMPLSWIAELRQAATKVNAKLVHNLIEQIPNSHNQLARALTQLVDDFCFEEIVALTNDHLNNHLDS; from the coding sequence ATGACGAGCCAAATTAACCCGCAAAGCAATTTGAATTATCTGCCTCGACGTCTACCGATCGCCGCGATCGCGCTAACTTGTGCAAGTGGAGTGCTGTTTATTGGGTTTTGGTGGTTGCAATCACAGGCGATAAACCTCCTCCGTCAACATATTCGTTATGTCGAGCATCTGCGCCAAGCACAAGTTGTTGATGCCCAAATTAATCAACACGTATCACTGGCAAAGAGTGGTTTATTATCTCGACCTAATATCATTTCAACCGAATTAAGAGAGCTAAGTAAACTGCAAAATGAACTAAAGCAGTTGCCTGATTTTTTAAACAGAACAAGCCGGATAGAACTTGAACCCCTCTTGCAGAGCTATTTACAAACATTGCAAGCCAAAGAGCAACTGATTCAACAGTTCATCGAAGCTTCCCCACCTACCAGCAATCTATCTCAGGCAATCATCGCGTTGCCAACTACTGACCAAAGTGAAGCGCTGATGCAGGCTTATAATCGTCGCTATGAGCAAGCTGCTAAAACCGTAGACACCTATTATTTCAGTTTTTACATTTTCTCTGCTTTGTTCCTGGCGGGTTTTACTGCCTTCTTCATCCGCAAATTGCACACAGCTACTAACGCTCTGCGACGCAGTGAAGCGAAATTTCGCAACATTTTTGACAACTCCCAGGTTGGAATTTTTCGAGTTAGTTTGGAAGACGGCTTAATTTTGGATGTCAATGAACGCATGGTGACAACTCTGGGCTATGATTCAGCCGACGAAATCATTGGGATTAAACGAACAACGGATTTATATCTTGATCCGCAAGATCGTCCCCGTGCTCTCAACCTGTTAAAAGTTCAAGGTGCTATTTACAACTTTGAGACGCAATTTCGAAAAAAAGATGGTTCTGTTTTTTGGGGATTGTTCTCCGCTCGCTTTAATCTGGAAGATGATTGCATCGACGGTGTTATGACCGATATTAGCGATCGTAAACAGGCAGAAGAAGCCCTGAAGTCTTCTGAAGCAGAACTGCGGACCCTATTCTCGGTAATGACTGACATTGTGTTAGTCAAAGATGCCCAGGGGCGCTATCTGAAGGCAGCGACCAATCCTGCGCAATTGTTTGGTGCATCAAGTGCTGAAGAGTTACTTGGCAAAACTGAATACGATGTGCTGCCGCAAGAACAAGCCGAGCAATTTGTGCAATACATTCGGCAGGCATTAACCACCCAAACAACGATTCGAATTGAATACGATTTTAAGATTGCAGGACGAGTAGCCTGGTATGCTGCCGATATTTCACCCCTTTCGGCAGATACAGTGCTTTGGGTAGCACGCGACATCACGGATCGTAAACAGGCAGAAGAAGCCCTGCGTCAAAGTGAAGCAACCAACCGTGCATTAATCAACGCGATTCCCGATTTGTTGTTGCGGCTTCGAGATGATGGCACGTATCTCGATGTGATGAATGGGGGCAAATTCAGCTTGTTGAATTCGTCTTGGCTCAACCCTGGCAAGAGCGTTTATGATTCTTTGCCAGGCGATCGCGCCCAGGAGCGGATGGAATATACCCATCGCGCACTGGTAACCGGAGACCTGCAAGTTTATGAACAACGGCTAGAAATTGATGGTCAAACCCACGATGAAGAAGTTCGCATTGCTGTATGTGGCAGCAACGAAGTCTTAGTCATGGTACGCGATATCACGGATCGCAAACAGGCAGAAGCCGCTTTGCAAAAAGCCGTTGAATCTGCTGAAAACGCCAACCGGGCTAAAAGCGTTTTCCTAGCGAACATGAGCCACGAGTTGCGTACACCCCTTAACATTATTCTTGGCTTTACCCAGTTATTAATTCGAGGCGGCTCTCTGACTCCACAACAACAAGAACAATTAAATACAATCAATCGCAGTGGTGAACACCTGCTGACCTTAATTAATGATGTATTGGAAATGTCCAAAATTGAGGCAGGAAGAGTCACCTTAAACGAAACTAACTTCGATTTTCATGATCTGCTAGATTGGCTTTACCAAATGTTTCAGTTCAAGGCTCAATCGAAGGGGCTGCAATTTACGATCACTCATGTCAATACCCTTCCCGAATACATTCGTACCGATGAGAGCAAACTTCGCCAGGTACTAGTTAACCTGATTGGCAACGCTATCAAATTTACCAGTGAAGGCACAGTCATCCTGCGAGTCAGAAGTCAAGCTTCAGAACCTTCTCCCTCTTCTCCATCATCATCCCCTTCCCCAATTCCCCATTCCCCTTCTCCCCTCACTCTAACCTTTGAAGTTGAAGATACCGGACCTGGGATCTCTCCAACTGATCTAAAGCGGTTGTTTCAGCCCTTTGTACAAACTGAAACAGGGCAAAAATCTCAAGAAGGAACTGGCTTAGGCTTAGCAATTAGCCAAAAATTTGTGCAATTGATGGGTGGGGAAATTACAGCCAGCAGTGTGTATGGAGAAGGAGCACGATTCCAATTTCATATTCAGACTCAGGCAGTGGCAACCGGTACCCGCAAAGATTTAACCCCTACCCGCCAAATTGTAGGGCTAGAAGCGAATCAGCGAACTTACCGTATTTTGATCGTGGAGGATAAGCCTGACAATCGTCACATCTTGCTTGAGTTATTAAGACCTGTTGGCTTTGAAGTATACGAAGCAACAAATGGGCAAGAAGCGATCGAACAATGGGAAACCTGGTCTCCTGATTTAATTTGGATGGATATCCGAATGCCAGTGATGGATGGCTATGAGGCAACCAAACGAATTAAATCAGCGAGTTTGGCAAATAACCGGAAACCACCCATCATCATTGCGTTAACAGGTAGTGTGTTTGAAGAAGATCGCAAAGTTGCGTTGGAAATGGGCTGTAGTGATTTTGTTAGAAAACCCTTTAGAACCGAGGAAATTTTTGAGAAGATGGCAGAATACTTGGGAGTGCGCTATATCGATGCGAATAGCCAGGCTCTCGCAGATGCAAGTCTGTTAAACAGTTTTGAAACAGATAGTTTTTCCTTAACAGCCGATAGTTTATCGATCATGCCGTTAAGCTGGATTGCAGAGCTACGCCAAGCCGCTACAAAGGTCAATGCGAAACTTGTGCACAACCTGATTGAGCAAATCCCTAACTCTCATAATCAATTAGCCCGTGCACTCACTCAACTAGTAGATGACTTTTGCTTTGAAGAAATCGTGGCCCTGACGAATGACCATTTGAACAATCATTTGGACTCATGA
- a CDS encoding hypothetical protein (IMG reference gene:2510093738), whose protein sequence is MSILPGTPVKLPNGRDGVVIPSPHLTPGRVLVKVKTGRKRWFRVDECTPNPSSPAS, encoded by the coding sequence ATGTCAATTCTTCCGGGCACACCTGTTAAACTTCCCAACGGTCGTGATGGAGTTGTGATTCCATCGCCCCATTTAACGCCCGGTCGTGTGTTAGTGAAAGTGAAGACGGGTAGAAAACGCTGGTTTAGAGTTGATGAATGCACTCCTAATCCAAGTTCGCCTGCGTCATGA
- a CDS encoding hypothetical protein (IMG reference gene:2510093739~PFAM: Protein of unknown function DUF88) yields MQLLPKPEKGRSDASKLEPSQSQPLRLERSHPFAARDLSTTLSLQTIVQQSSPFPSSSDYESTTYNLSVDSLSQRVVILIDGSNLFYAASYLNIEIDYVKLLRYLVSDRRLVRAYFYTGVDRGNEKQQGFLHWMRRNGYRVVAKDLIQFPDGSKKANVEVEIAVDMMLLADYCDTIVLLSGDGNLAYAANVIAYRGVQIELVSLRSMTSDSLINVADCYTDLDSIKQDIQRL; encoded by the coding sequence ATGCAATTACTTCCAAAACCTGAAAAGGGTCGTTCTGATGCATCTAAATTAGAACCGTCTCAGTCTCAGCCGTTAAGGCTTGAGCGATCGCACCCCTTTGCTGCCCGCGACCTTTCTACAACTCTCTCCCTTCAAACAATCGTGCAACAAAGTAGTCCTTTCCCAAGTAGCTCTGATTATGAATCAACAACTTACAACCTCTCTGTGGACTCATTGAGTCAGCGTGTTGTCATTTTAATTGATGGTTCTAACCTGTTCTATGCTGCCTCGTATCTCAATATTGAAATTGACTATGTGAAGTTGCTGCGTTATTTAGTGAGCGATCGCCGACTGGTACGGGCTTATTTCTATACCGGAGTTGATCGTGGTAACGAGAAGCAACAAGGATTTCTCCATTGGATGCGGCGGAATGGCTATCGAGTTGTTGCAAAAGACTTAATTCAGTTTCCAGATGGCTCCAAAAAAGCCAATGTGGAAGTTGAAATTGCTGTAGATATGATGCTTTTAGCAGATTACTGTGACACCATTGTGCTGCTGAGTGGAGATGGGAATCTTGCGTATGCAGCGAATGTGATTGCTTACCGAGGAGTGCAGATTGAACTCGTTAGCTTGAGATCTATGACTAGTGATAGCCTCATCAATGTTGCTGATTGCTACACTGATCTAGACTCAATTAAGCAAGATATTCAAAGACTGTAA
- a CDS encoding putative nucleoside-diphosphate sugar epimerase (IMG reference gene:2510093740~PFAM: NmrA-like family), whose protein sequence is MAERVLVAGATGGVGQLVVAKLLEKSIPVRVLTRTSEKADRMFGNRVEVAVGDIRHADTLPAATQGIRHVICCTGTTAFPSARWEFDLPTHLNPLQRFQTWSKIYLDANYRNAIAKNSPMKVDAEGVCNLVSAAPQNLQRFVFVSSCGVQRKNKPPYNLLNTFGVLDAKQQGESAIVRSGLPYTIIRPGRLIDGPYTSYDLNTLLKTTTQGRQGIVLGTGDTLNGQTSRIDVAAACVESLNYPETVGKAFEIINQGSRPTVIDWAGLFAQLTL, encoded by the coding sequence GTGGCTGAAAGAGTATTAGTTGCAGGGGCAACGGGTGGTGTTGGGCAATTAGTGGTTGCAAAATTACTAGAAAAGTCCATTCCAGTAAGGGTTCTAACGCGAACTAGTGAAAAAGCTGATCGGATGTTTGGCAATCGCGTTGAAGTTGCAGTTGGAGATATTCGTCACGCCGATACGTTACCTGCAGCAACCCAGGGCATTCGCCATGTGATCTGTTGTACTGGAACAACTGCTTTTCCCTCTGCCCGTTGGGAGTTTGATCTTCCTACTCACTTAAATCCTTTGCAACGGTTCCAAACGTGGAGCAAGATTTATCTGGATGCAAATTACCGAAATGCGATCGCTAAGAATAGCCCGATGAAAGTGGATGCTGAAGGTGTTTGTAACTTGGTTAGTGCAGCCCCACAGAACTTGCAACGATTCGTGTTTGTTTCTTCCTGCGGCGTTCAACGTAAAAACAAACCTCCCTATAATTTGCTAAACACATTTGGTGTGTTGGATGCAAAACAGCAAGGAGAAAGCGCAATTGTACGATCAGGATTGCCCTACACTATCATTCGTCCTGGACGATTGATCGATGGTCCCTACACCTCCTATGATCTCAACACCTTGCTGAAAACAACCACTCAGGGTAGACAAGGAATTGTGCTAGGTACTGGAGATACACTCAACGGGCAAACAAGTCGGATTGACGTAGCTGCTGCCTGTGTTGAAAGTTTGAACTATCCGGAGACTGTTGGCAAAGCCTTTGAAATAATTAATCAGGGAAGCCGACCAACTGTAATCGATTGGGCAGGCTTATTTGCTCAACTAACATTATGA
- a CDS encoding KWG motif-containing protein (IMG reference gene:2510093741~PFAM: KWG Leptospira) has translation MKQPDSVSSFLLGIILIFGGFFLLETSSPLLQATASPPRLIGQSSSASSSSQRSHRLYRISQNGKFGFIDHTGKVVIPPQFELAWSFVEGRSQIKSNDKYGYIDETGKVVIPPQFRLAFAFSEGLALVVIGSQYGYIDTTGKVVIPPQFNEALAFKQGLAAVKIGEKYGFINKTGKLVIPAQFEYAMHFSNGLAPVQVDGARGYIDQSGKLVIPPQFKGDWLSGMWTFHEGLAGIEKDGKWGYIDMTGKVVIPAQFDEIRAFHEGLASVQIAGKWGYIDKTGKIVIPPRFDRAEHFSDGLAAVKTEDQYGYIDETGKIVIPPQFGYALTFTDGLALVYADGKAAYIDRTGKYVWGPDK, from the coding sequence ATGAAACAACCAGACTCTGTTTCCAGTTTTCTGCTTGGCATTATCCTCATTTTCGGAGGGTTCTTTTTATTAGAAACCAGTAGTCCTCTACTCCAGGCAACTGCTTCTCCTCCAAGACTCATCGGACAGTCTAGTTCTGCATCATCATCATCACAGCGATCGCACAGACTATATCGCATTTCGCAAAATGGCAAATTTGGCTTTATCGATCATACTGGAAAGGTAGTAATTCCGCCCCAATTTGAGCTTGCCTGGAGTTTTGTAGAAGGGCGATCGCAGATCAAATCAAACGACAAATATGGTTACATTGACGAAACTGGAAAAGTGGTGATTCCACCTCAGTTTCGGCTAGCATTTGCCTTCTCCGAAGGACTGGCACTCGTCGTTATTGGCTCCCAATATGGCTATATTGATACGACTGGGAAAGTGGTCATTCCTCCACAATTTAATGAAGCCCTTGCCTTTAAACAAGGCTTAGCAGCTGTAAAAATTGGTGAAAAATATGGGTTTATCAATAAAACTGGCAAACTGGTAATCCCAGCCCAATTTGAGTATGCTATGCACTTTTCAAATGGGCTTGCTCCCGTGCAAGTAGATGGTGCTCGTGGTTACATTGATCAATCTGGAAAGTTGGTCATCCCACCCCAATTTAAAGGCGACTGGTTATCGGGGATGTGGACATTTCATGAAGGGTTGGCAGGTATCGAAAAAGACGGAAAATGGGGATATATCGACATGACTGGAAAAGTGGTCATTCCTGCACAATTTGATGAAATTCGAGCATTCCACGAAGGGCTTGCCAGTGTGCAAATTGCTGGAAAATGGGGATACATTGACAAAACTGGAAAGATCGTGATTCCCCCCCGATTTGATCGGGCAGAACACTTTTCCGATGGGTTGGCGGCTGTAAAAACTGAAGATCAGTATGGGTATATCGATGAAACTGGAAAAATCGTCATCCCGCCCCAATTTGGCTATGCCCTTACATTTACGGATGGACTGGCGCTGGTGTATGCAGACGGTAAAGCCGCATACATTGACAGAACCGGCAAATACGTTTGGGGACCAGATAAGTGA